A genomic segment from bacterium encodes:
- a CDS encoding cyclic nucleotide-binding domain-containing protein, producing MDTNDLARIQLFANLEQEQLEKIVGLLHRLEVQPENEIVVEGETGQRLYIIVEGTAQVRQVLDTDRAKVLASLGKGNFFGELALLDSGPRSASVVAMTPCELYYLDRDEFMDLLRKYPEMAIKLAQTLAGRLRRANRQIKDLSLYTL from the coding sequence ATGGATACCAACGATCTGGCGCGGATTCAGCTCTTCGCCAACCTGGAGCAGGAGCAGCTCGAAAAGATCGTGGGGCTGTTGCACCGGCTCGAGGTGCAGCCGGAGAACGAGATCGTCGTCGAGGGCGAGACCGGTCAGCGGCTCTACATCATCGTCGAGGGCACGGCCCAGGTGCGGCAGGTGCTGGACACCGACCGGGCCAAGGTGCTGGCCTCCCTGGGGAAGGGGAATTTCTTCGGCGAGCTGGCGCTGCTGGATTCGGGGCCCCGCTCGGCCAGCGTGGTCGCCATGACCCCCTGCGAGCTCTATTACCTGGACCGGGACGAGTTCATGGACCTGTTACGCAAGTACCCCGAGATGGCGATAAAGCTGGCCCAGACGCTGGCCGGTCGCCTGCGCCGCGCCAACCGGCAGATAAAGGACCTCTCGCTCTACACGCTCTGA
- a CDS encoding energy-coupling factor transporter transmembrane component T, translating into MSPCETLETGPARPRPHIALGGAIATAFAAAALPAGELAGAGIVAGLLLVNWIFLKPRPRGLLRWFLRGVGILTLITAATPFFGPGTPVGSFLGLTVYREGLLLWASIVSRGMVAVLAVGAAVSALGANGTVIALARFPLPRVISGLFAVSWLQLHLLGEEMARRKRAVELRGPDAGRALRRRALGGTLGAVFKKSLDRGHRLGLAMCLRGDGEPTFTKGAPLRDLDWIYMVVAILPFGVTLWTYLD; encoded by the coding sequence ATGAGCCCCTGCGAAACCCTGGAAACCGGCCCGGCGCGTCCGCGTCCCCACATCGCCCTGGGCGGGGCGATAGCCACGGCCTTTGCCGCGGCGGCACTCCCCGCGGGCGAGCTCGCGGGCGCCGGCATCGTCGCCGGGCTGCTCCTGGTAAATTGGATATTCCTGAAACCCCGACCCCGGGGGCTCCTGCGCTGGTTCCTCCGGGGCGTGGGCATCCTGACGCTCATCACCGCCGCCACCCCCTTCTTCGGCCCGGGAACCCCGGTCGGCAGCTTTCTCGGCCTGACGGTCTACCGGGAGGGGCTCCTTTTGTGGGCCTCCATCGTCTCCCGCGGAATGGTGGCCGTCCTGGCGGTGGGGGCCGCCGTCTCCGCGCTGGGCGCCAACGGGACGGTCATCGCCCTGGCCCGCTTTCCCCTGCCGCGCGTCATATCGGGCCTCTTCGCCGTGAGCTGGCTCCAGCTCCACCTCTTGGGGGAGGAGATGGCCCGGCGGAAGCGGGCGGTGGAGCTGCGGGGTCCGGACGCCGGGCGCGCCCTCCGGCGCCGGGCGCTGGGGGGGACCCTGGGCGCCGTGTTCAAAAAGAGCCTGGACCGGGGGCATAGGCTCGGGCTGGCCATGTGCCTGCGCGGCGACGGCGAGCCGACATTCACCAAAGGAGCCCCGCTCCGAGACCTGGACTGGATTTACATGGTAGTCGCCATCCTGCCGTTCGGCGTCACACTCTGGACCTACCTTGACTGA
- a CDS encoding ABC transporter ATP-binding protein: MTDEPTASTLSIKHLGFRYPEGPTVLAGVDLRLAAGERVALMGGNGAGKSTLLSCLPAALPYSGRLAVDGLEARGNEKAVREKIGLVFQDPGDMLFAPSCREEVAYGPLCRKWPAEEIEEEVHGWLHWAALADKADVPPFRLSYGERRRLCLAAVMICRPSLLALDEPAAMLDPAAVRDLALLLVSLPQTMLLATHDLGFAEKVADRAAVLAGGRVVYDGDLSGLRDHPDLAAWRLG; this comes from the coding sequence TTGACTGACGAACCCACCGCCTCTACGCTCTCGATCAAACACCTGGGCTTCCGCTACCCCGAGGGCCCCACGGTGCTTGCGGGCGTGGACCTCCGGCTCGCTGCCGGGGAACGCGTGGCGCTTATGGGCGGGAACGGCGCCGGGAAGTCCACCCTTCTCTCGTGCCTGCCCGCCGCGCTGCCCTACTCCGGGCGCCTGGCAGTGGACGGGCTGGAGGCCAGGGGGAACGAAAAGGCCGTCCGGGAGAAGATCGGGCTGGTGTTCCAGGACCCCGGCGACATGCTCTTCGCCCCCTCCTGCCGTGAGGAGGTGGCCTACGGGCCGCTTTGCCGGAAGTGGCCGGCGGAGGAAATAGAGGAGGAGGTCCACGGCTGGCTCCACTGGGCCGCCCTAGCGGACAAGGCGGACGTCCCGCCGTTCCGCCTGTCCTACGGCGAAAGGCGGCGCCTCTGTCTGGCGGCGGTGATGATCTGCCGCCCGAGCCTGCTGGCCCTGGACGAGCCGGCGGCCATGCTCGACCCCGCGGCGGTCCGCGACCTGGCCCTGCTCCTGGTCTCGCTGCCCCAGACCATGCTCCTCGCCACCCACGACCTGGGGTTCGCGGAAAAAGTGGCCGACCGCGCCGCGGTCCTGGCCGGGGGGAGGGTCGTTTACGACGGGGACCTCTCCGGCCTGCGCGACCACCCGGACCTGGCCGCCTGGCGCCTGGGGTGA
- the tyrS gene encoding tyrosine--tRNA ligase → MSEIKPELDRILFGLVDCITAEELEKRLVKRRSEGRPLKLKFGADPSAPDIHLGHAVPLRKLRQMQEMGHHVDFVIGDFTGMIGDPTGRSKTRPALSREEILANAKTYEEQVYKILLPERTTIRFNSEWSDKLSFSDVIRLAAKYTVAGMLERNDYRQRYNEGLPVGVHEFLYPLAQAYDSVVLETDIEIGGTDQLFNFICTRDIMGRSGVEPEIVITVPLLVGTDGVEKMSKSLGNYIGISEPPEEMYGKTMSIPDTQIVKYFTLATDVEPSEVRRMEEGMASGGMNPRDAKARLAREIVALYHGAAAARKAEEHFETVFRQKEIPDEVEEFTVTPGNNWICAVIKDAGMAKSNSDARRLIQQGGVKINGEKVSDVDLKLDPKRDHGVVLQVGKRRFVALKFSPPPQIIPGPILGEDDEL, encoded by the coding sequence TTGAGCGAAATCAAACCAGAGCTGGACCGCATCCTCTTCGGCCTGGTGGATTGCATCACCGCCGAGGAACTGGAAAAGCGCCTCGTAAAAAGGCGCTCCGAGGGCAGGCCCCTCAAGCTCAAGTTTGGGGCCGACCCCAGCGCCCCGGACATCCACCTCGGGCACGCGGTCCCGTTGAGAAAACTGCGCCAGATGCAGGAGATGGGCCACCACGTGGACTTCGTCATCGGCGACTTCACGGGGATGATCGGCGACCCCACCGGCCGCAGCAAGACCCGCCCCGCCCTCTCCCGCGAGGAGATACTGGCCAATGCGAAGACCTACGAGGAGCAGGTCTACAAGATTCTCCTCCCGGAGCGGACCACCATCCGGTTCAACTCCGAGTGGAGCGACAAGCTCTCCTTCAGCGACGTCATCCGGCTGGCGGCCAAGTACACCGTGGCCGGGATGCTGGAGCGCAACGACTACCGCCAGCGCTACAACGAGGGGCTGCCCGTGGGGGTCCACGAGTTCCTCTACCCCCTGGCCCAGGCCTACGACTCGGTGGTGCTGGAGACGGACATCGAGATAGGCGGCACCGACCAGCTCTTCAACTTCATCTGCACCCGGGACATCATGGGCCGCTCCGGGGTCGAGCCGGAGATAGTCATCACCGTGCCGCTTCTGGTGGGGACCGACGGCGTGGAGAAGATGAGCAAATCCCTGGGGAACTATATCGGCATCAGCGAACCGCCCGAGGAGATGTACGGCAAGACGATGAGCATCCCGGACACGCAGATCGTCAAGTATTTCACCCTGGCGACGGATGTGGAGCCGTCGGAGGTCCGGCGGATGGAGGAGGGGATGGCGTCCGGCGGGATGAATCCTCGGGACGCGAAGGCGCGGCTGGCGCGGGAGATAGTCGCGCTCTACCACGGCGCCGCCGCCGCCCGCAAGGCCGAGGAGCACTTCGAGACCGTCTTCCGCCAGAAAGAGATTCCCGATGAGGTCGAGGAGTTCACCGTCACCCCCGGGAATAACTGGATTTGCGCCGTCATCAAAGACGCGGGGATGGCCAAGAGTAACAGCGACGCGCGGCGGCTGATCCAGCAGGGCGGGGTGAAAATCAACGGGGAAAAGGTGTCCGACGTAGACCTGAAGCTGGACCCGAAAAGGGACCACGGAGTCGTGCTGCAAGTGGGGAAGCGGCGGTTCGTCGCGCTGAAATTTTCCCCTCCTCCACAAATAATACCAGGACCAATCCTGGGGGAAGATGACGAATTGTAG
- a CDS encoding transposase, translating to MQDAKRFHDATTRLRKIFVERGFIEVPVQSRLSILAACEDPYTVSVFTFAGRTWPLPQTGQMWLEYELLTHPRWPGVFCASTSYRNEPRPIPGRHDLVFPMFEFEAQGDVADLVALEKELVHDLGMGEPRTMEYDEVCGKYGSAAVGAREEELLEREYGCPIVLTRFPFRSHPFWNMKEIGDRLFNKVDVILHGMETIGSAERSCNPDEMRANFHGVSHGKYAEKLFELFGRERVMRELDAYLALEMFPRFGGGIGVTRLARALGLEEEKGVRNERFAMT from the coding sequence ATGCAGGACGCGAAACGGTTCCACGACGCCACGACGCGGCTGAGGAAAATTTTCGTCGAGCGGGGCTTCATCGAGGTCCCCGTGCAGTCGCGGCTGTCCATCCTGGCCGCCTGCGAGGACCCCTACACGGTGAGCGTTTTCACCTTCGCGGGCCGGACCTGGCCCCTGCCGCAGACGGGGCAGATGTGGCTGGAGTACGAGCTTCTGACCCACCCCCGGTGGCCCGGCGTCTTCTGCGCAAGCACGTCATACCGCAACGAGCCCCGCCCGATTCCGGGCAGGCACGACCTCGTCTTCCCCATGTTCGAGTTCGAGGCGCAAGGGGACGTGGCCGACCTGGTGGCCCTCGAGAAGGAGTTGGTACACGACCTGGGGATGGGCGAGCCCCGCACCATGGAGTACGACGAGGTGTGCGGGAAGTACGGCTCGGCGGCCGTCGGGGCGCGGGAGGAGGAGCTGCTGGAACGGGAGTACGGTTGCCCCATCGTCCTGACCCGGTTCCCCTTCCGGTCGCACCCGTTCTGGAACATGAAGGAGATCGGGGACAGGCTCTTCAACAAGGTTGACGTCATCCTCCACGGGATGGAGACCATCGGCAGCGCGGAGAGGAGCTGCAACCCCGACGAGATGCGGGCCAACTTCCACGGCGTCAGCCACGGGAAGTACGCGGAGAAGCTCTTCGAGCTTTTCGGGCGGGAGAGGGTGATGCGGGAGCTGGACGCCTACCTGGCCCTGGAGATGTTCCCGCGGTTCGGGGGTGGAATCGGCGTGACGCGGCTCGCCCGGGCGTTGGGGCTGGAGGAGGAAAAGGGGGTTCGTAATGAGCGGTTTGCGATGACGTAG
- a CDS encoding PDGLE domain-containing protein, which translates to MKRLTIGLIVLGALALVAALVSPLASSCPDGLEATVARAGGDETAGEGGHLVDSPWPDYDAGGDGSAGSTILSGILGAAVTLALGLGLAKLLSRKKA; encoded by the coding sequence ATGAAGCGGCTCACCATCGGCCTCATCGTCCTGGGAGCCCTGGCGCTGGTCGCGGCGCTGGTCAGCCCCCTGGCCTCGTCCTGCCCCGACGGCCTCGAGGCGACCGTGGCGCGGGCGGGCGGGGATGAAACCGCCGGGGAAGGCGGGCACCTGGTGGACTCGCCCTGGCCCGACTACGACGCGGGCGGCGACGGCTCCGCCGGCTCCACCATCCTGTCCGGCATCCTCGGCGCCGCAGTCACCCTCGCCCTCGGCCTCGGCCTGGCGAAGCTCTTGTCGCGGAAAAAAGCCTAG